In one Oncorhynchus masou masou isolate Uvic2021 chromosome 23, UVic_Omas_1.1, whole genome shotgun sequence genomic region, the following are encoded:
- the LOC135510244 gene encoding oocyte zinc finger protein XlCOF6-like: MSKQQLFRVFLNERLTAAAVEIFGEFEKTVVKYQEENDRLRRLLRITPEIQLCIIDSLQLSVSEEEVPPEQQHCEQEWSPSLGQKDPETKQIKEEQEEVRTSQEEEKLQGLFVTKDSIFTPSCVKSECDQKDPCQEASRAEHPTLSPLKMSKLQLFCVFLNECLTASAAVEIFGGVEKIVAEYQEENDLLRRLLQRTPEIQLCRIDCLRLSVSEEEVPPEQQHCEQEWSPSLEQEDPETKQIKEEQEEVRTSQEEEQLQGLFDTKDSIFTPSCVKSECDLEDPLQSLTLPQTQTVENRERDSKPVDLKPFVTVTHLKGLDIPCDPPDNQNNASSHSSAVSSDPVGLDSCPPSDPSPPLDPSPPLKKHCSKPNTTARKTHHCRDCGATFALKADLQRHVTLFGKVPSECSSCQKHYNSTCKLKAHVRLCHSGKPCTCPVCGKTFKYKGDLSKHMSIHTGEKPFICGDCGKSFNRTDFLTRHKLTHTGEKPFTCGDCGKSFNRKETLTTHKLTHTREKPFSCGDCGKSFNRKVSLTEHKLTRTGAKPFSCGDCGKSFNRKVSLTEHKLTHTGEKPFVCGDCGKSFNRIGHLSEHKLTHTGEKPFSCGECGKSFIQNRALSRHILTHTGEKSFSCGDCGKSFIQKWDLRRHKLTHTREKPFTCGDCGRSFNRKQTLTTHKLTHTRETPFSCGDCGKSFIQKGVLMRHILTHTGEKPFSCVDCGKSFILKGDLRRHMLIHTGEKPFTCGDCGKSFNRKQTLTTHKLTHTREKSCRCGDCGKSINRKHHGCSVCDKILIQKTNLLTLEKQPQRK; this comes from the exons ATGTCTAAACAACAGTTGTTTCGTGTGTTTTTAAATGAGCGCTTAACTGCGGCTGCTGTGGAGATTTTCGGGGAATTTGAGAAAACGGTAGTGAAATACCAGGAAGAGAATGATCGGCTACGGAGACTGCTGCGGATCACACCGGAGATACAACTATGTATAATAG aCTCCctgcagctctctgtctctgaagaGGAGGTTCCCCCTGAGCAGCAGCACTGTGAGCAGGAGTGGAGCCCCAGTCTGGGACAGAAGGACCCAGAGACCAAACAGAttaaagaggaacaggaggaagtcaGGACCAGTCAGGAGGAAGAGAAGCTTCAAGGGCTCTTTGTTACCAAAGACTCCATATTCACTCCTTCCTGTGTGAAAAGTGAATGTGATCAGAAGGACCCATGTCAAGAAGCCTCACGAGCTGAACACCCAACTCTCAGTCCACTGAAAATGTCTAAACTACAGTTGTTCTGTGTGTTTTTAAATGAATGTTTAACGGCGTCTGCTGCTGTTGAGATTTTTGGTGGGGTTGAGAAAATTGTAGCAGAGTACCAGGAGGAGAATGATCTGCTACGGAGACTGCTGCAGAGGACACCAGAGATACAGCTATGTAGAATag aCTGCCTGCGGCTCTCTGTCTCTGAAGAGGAGGTTCCCCCTGAGCAGCAGCACTGTGAGCAGGAGTGGAGCCCCAGTCTGGAGCAGGAGGACCCAGAGACCAAACAGAttaaagaggaacaggaggaagtcaggaccagtcaggaggaagagcagcttcaaGGGCTCTTTGATACCAAAGACTCCATATTCACTCCTTCCTGTGTGAAAAGTGAATGTGATCTGGAGGACCCACTTCAGTCCTTGACTCTTCCCCAAACCCAGActgtggagaacagagagagagactctaaACCGGTGGATCTCAAACCTTTTGTCACTGTGACCCACTTAAAAGGTCTTGACATTCCCTGTGACCCTCCAGATAATCAAAACAATGCCTCCAGCCACAGCTCAGCCGTAAGCAGCGACCCAGTAGGACTTGACAGCTGCCCACCATCAGATCCCAGTCCACCATTAGATCCCAGTCCACCATTGAAAAAACACTGTTCCAAACCCAACACCACAGCAAGAAAAACTCACCACTGCCGTGACTGTGGTGCAACATTTGCTCTGAAAGCTGACCTGCAGAGACATGTGACTCTCTTCGGTAAGGTACCCAGTGAATGTAGTTCCTGCCAAAAACACTACAACTCCACCTGTAAACTGAAGGCCCATGTCCGACTCTGTCACAGTGGGAAACCCTGCACCTGCCCTGTTTGTGGCAAGACCTTCAAATACAAAGGAGATCTGTCCAAGCACATGagtattcacacaggagagaaaccctttatctgtggtgactgtgggaaaagcttcaATCGCACGGATTTCCTAACCAGGCATAAactgactcacacaggagagaagccattcacctgtggtgactgtgggaaaagcttcaATCGGAAGGAGACCTTAACTACGCACAAACTGACTCACACTAgagagaaaccatttagctgtggtgactgtgggaaaAGTTTCAATCGTAAGGTGAGCCTAACTGAACATAAATTGACTCGCACAGGAGCgaaaccatttagctgtggtgactgtgggaaaAGTTTCAATCGTAAGGTGAGCCTAACTGAACATAAactgactcacacaggagagaaaccatttgtctgtggtgactgtgggaagagcttcaatcGGATAGGGCACCTATCTGAACATAAactgactcacacaggagagaaaccatttagctgtggtGAATGTGGGAAGAGCTTTATTCAGAACAGGGCACTAAGTAGACATATactgactcacacaggagagaaatcatttagctgtggtgactgtgggaagagctttATTCAGAAGTGGGACCTAAGGAGACATAAACTGACTCACACACGAGAGAAACCATTCACCTGTGGTGACTGTGGGAGAAGTTTCAATCGCAAGCAGACTTTAACTACGCACAAACTAACTCACACCAGAGAGACACCAtttagctgtggtgactgtgggaaaagcttcaTTCAGAAGGGGGTCCTAATGAGGCATATactgactcacacaggagagaaaccatttagctgtgTTGACTGCGGGAAGAGCTTTATTCTGAAAGGGGACCTAAGAAGACATATGctgattcacacaggagagaaaccattcacctgtggtgactgtgggaaaAGTTTCAATCGCAAGCAGACTTTAACTACGCACAAACTAACTCACACCAGAGAGAAATCATGTCGCTGTGGGGACTGTGGGAAAAGCATCAATCGGAAACATCATGGCTGCTCAGTCTGTGATAAAATATTAATTCAAAAGACTAATCTACTGACACTTGAAAAACAACCACAAAGAAAGTAA
- the LOC135511237 gene encoding oocyte zinc finger protein XlCOF6-like, translating into MSKQQSLHVFLNERLTAAAVEIFGKVEKTVVEYQEENDRLRRLLRITPEIQLCIIESLQLSVSEEEVPPEQQHCEQEWSPSLGQKDPETKQIKEEQEEVRTSQEEEQLQGLFDTKDSIFTPSCVKNCLQISVSEEEVPTEQQHCEQEWSPSLGQKDPETKQIKEEQEEVRTSQEEEQLQGLFDTKDSIFTTSCVKSECDQEDQTKTVENRERDSKPVDRKPFVTVTHIKGLNIPCDPPDNQNNASSHSSAVSSDPVGLDSSPPLGPSPPLGPSPPLDPSPPLDPSPPLDPSPPLDPSPPLGPSPPLGPSPPLCPSPPLDPSPPLEKHCSKPNTTARKPHYCCDCGATFVLKAELQRHVTLFSKIPSECSSCNKHYNSTCKLKAHVRLCHSGKPCTCPVCGKTFKLKGVLSRHMRIHTGEKPFTCGDCGKSFNRTDFLTRHKLTHTGEKPFTCGDCGKSFNRKETLTTHKLTHTKEKPFSCDECGKGFNRMVSLTSHELTHTAEKPFSCGDCGNSFHLKRNLTRHKLTHTREKPFSCGDCGNSFHLKRNLTRHKLTHTREKPFTCGDCGKSFNRKDTLTLHKLTHTREKPFSCDECGKGFNQKLSLTTHELTHTAEKPFSCGDCGKGFNQKLSLTTHELTHTAEKPFSCGDCGESFHLKRNLTRHKLTHTGEKPFTCGDCWKSFNRKDTLTTHKLTHTREKQFSCDECGKGFNRKVSLTTHERTHTAEKPFSCGDCGKSFIYKRGLMRHKLIHTGEKPFSCGD; encoded by the exons ATGTCTAAACAACAGTCGCTTCATGTGTTTTTAAATGAGCGCTTAACTGCGGCTGCTGTGGAGATTTTCGGGAAAGTTGAGAAAACGGTAGTGGAGTACCAGGAGGAGAATGATCGGTTACGGAGACTGCTGCGGATCACACCGGAGATACAACTATGTATAATAG aATCCctgcagctctctgtctctgaagaGGAGGTTCCCCCTGAGCAGCAGCACTGTGAGCAGGAGTGGAGCCCCAGTCTGGGACAGAAGGACCCAGAGACCAAACAGAttaaagaggaacaggaggaagtcaGGACCAGTCAGGAAGAAGAGCAGCTTCAAGGGCTCTTTGATACCAAAGACTCCATATTCACTCCTTCCTGTGTGAAAA acTGCCTGCAGATCTCTGTCTCTGAAGAGGAGGTTCCCACTGAGCAGCAGCACTGTGAGCAGGAGTGGAGCCCCAGTCTGGGACAGAAGGACCCAGAGACCAAACAGAttaaagaggaacaggaggaagtcaggaccagtcaggaggaagagcagcttcaaGGGCTCTTTGATACCAAAGACTCCATATTCACTACTTCCTGTGTGAAAAGTgaatgtgatcaggaggaccaaaCCAAGActgtggagaacagagagagagactctaaACCAGTGGATCGCAAACCTTTTGTCACTGTGACCCACATTAAGGGTCTCAACATTCCCTGTGACCCTCCAGATAATCAAAACAATGCCTCCAGCCACAGTTCAGCTGTAAGCAGCGACCCAGTAGGACTTGACAGCAGCCCACCATTGGGTCCCAGTCCACCATTGGGTCCCAGTCCACCATTGGATCCCAGCCCACCATTGGATCCCAGCCCACCATTGGATCCCAGTCCACCATTGGATCCCAGTCCACCATTGGGTCCCAGTCCACCATTGGGTCCCAGTCCACCATTGTGTCCCAGTCCACCATTGGATCCCAGCCCACCATTGGAGAAACACTGTTCCAAACCCAACACCACAGCTAGAAAACCTCACTACTGCTGTGACTGTGGTGCAACATTTGTTCTGAAAGCTGAACTGCAGAGACATGTGACTCTCTTCAGTAAGATACCCAGTGAATGTAGTTCCTGCAATAAACACTACAACTCCACCTGTAAACTGAAGGCCCATGTCCGACTCTGTCACAGTGGTAAACCCTGCACCTGTCCTGTTTGTGGAAAGACCTTCAAACTCAAAGGAGTTCTGTCCAGACACATGaggattcacacaggagagaaaccatttacctgtggtgactgtgggaaaagcttcaATCGCACGGATTTCCTAACCAGGCATAAactgactcacacaggagagaagccattcacctgtggtgactgtgggaaaagcttcaATCGGAAGGAGACCTTAACTACGCACAAACTGACTCACACCAAagagaaaccatttagctgtgATGAGTGTGGGAAAGGCTTCAATCGGATGGTGAGCCTAACCTCTCATGAACTGACTCACACAGCagagaaaccatttagctgtggtgactgtgggaacagcttccatctcaaaaGGAACCTAACCAGGCATAAATTGACTCACACcagagagaaaccatttagctgtggtgactgtgggaacagcttccatctcaaaaGGAACCTAACCAGGCATAAACTGACTCACACCAGAGAGAAGCCATTCAcctgtggtgactgtgggaaaagcttcaATCGCAAGGATACCTTAACTTTGCACAAATTGACTCACACcagagagaaaccatttagctgtgATGAGTGTGGGAAAGGCTTCAATCAGAAGTTGAGCCTAACCACTCACGAACTGACTCACACAGCagagaaaccatttagctgtggtgactgtgggaaaGGCTTCAATCAGAAGTTGAGCCTAACCACTCACGAACTGACTCACACAGCagagaaaccatttagctgtggtgactgtggaGAAAGCTTCCATCTCAAAAGGAACCTAACCAGGCATAAactgactcacacaggagagaagccattcACCTGTGGTGACTGTTGGAAAAGCTTCAATCGCAAGGATACCTTAACTACACACAAATTGACTCACACCAGAGAGAAACAATTTAGCTGTGATGAGTGTGGGAAAGGCTTCAATCGGAAGGTGAGCCTAACCACACACGAACGGACTCACACAGCagagaaaccatttagctgtggtgactgtgggaagagttttattTATAAGAGGGGCCTAATGAGACATAAActgattcacacaggagagaaaccatttagctgtggtGACTGA